A DNA window from Candidatus Latescibacterota bacterium contains the following coding sequences:
- a CDS encoding O-antigen ligase family protein — protein sequence MFSVVLLGGLAVLAAALLVAGLRWPVLLVLGVLFTMSLDHLGRLGLGFLTANNLLKSATVAAVLLRLVLGGERIRLPAMLLHFVPFLAVAGLASFYSPEYVVAFNSWMRLVFIWVFTLIIANVLRGERELKLVVVVMAVVLATISVLAVVQASQAFSEGLLAIRRLGQAYSVGVRASATFFNPNKMAVHLGGMSILVFAGLPSIRRRWFRLFCFGSVLAGLLAILVSLSRSGFLMVGVAALGFLLSRRHRRHALALILLGLLAVTVILTATPYRDPLLDRFGSFGSLGDDSSGQARTSLLITGLYVFGDGPNALWGTGYKGYTRAMQSHLYPLMSHDAYYHTGIRNGHNVWIAILAELGVLGMLAILLFFATVYREFARLHRSRLSELQRCLLIGLVIYVSAKLVDFNLNPEFEENMFWYALGILGALSLSAANAPTDALPHEPDYQ from the coding sequence ATGTTCTCGGTCGTCCTCCTCGGTGGCCTCGCGGTGCTCGCGGCAGCCCTGCTGGTGGCAGGGCTGCGCTGGCCGGTCCTGCTGGTGCTCGGGGTGCTCTTCACGATGAGCCTCGACCACCTGGGGCGCCTGGGACTGGGCTTCCTCACCGCCAACAACCTCCTGAAGTCGGCGACGGTGGCCGCGGTCCTGCTGCGGCTGGTGCTGGGGGGCGAGCGCATCCGCCTGCCGGCGATGCTGCTGCACTTCGTTCCCTTCCTCGCGGTGGCGGGTCTCGCGTCGTTCTACAGCCCGGAGTACGTGGTCGCGTTCAACAGCTGGATGCGCCTGGTGTTCATCTGGGTGTTCACGCTGATCATCGCCAACGTGCTGCGGGGCGAGCGCGAGCTGAAGCTGGTGGTGGTCGTCATGGCCGTCGTGCTGGCGACGATCTCCGTCCTGGCGGTCGTCCAGGCGTCGCAGGCGTTCAGCGAGGGGCTGCTGGCCATCCGCAGGCTCGGCCAGGCCTACAGCGTCGGCGTGCGGGCCTCGGCGACGTTCTTCAACCCGAACAAGATGGCCGTTCACCTGGGAGGGATGAGCATCCTGGTGTTCGCGGGCCTGCCGAGCATCAGGCGGCGCTGGTTCCGGCTCTTCTGCTTCGGCTCGGTGCTGGCGGGGCTGCTGGCCATTCTGGTGTCGCTCTCCCGAAGCGGCTTCCTGATGGTGGGTGTGGCGGCCCTCGGCTTTCTGCTCTCACGGAGACATCGGCGCCACGCCCTCGCCCTGATTCTGCTGGGCCTGCTGGCGGTGACGGTGATCCTCACCGCCACGCCCTACCGGGACCCGCTGCTCGATCGTTTCGGCAGCTTCGGCAGCCTTGGCGACGACAGCTCCGGACAGGCGAGGACCAGCTTGCTGATCACGGGGCTCTACGTCTTCGGCGACGGTCCCAACGCCCTCTGGGGGACAGGCTACAAGGGCTACACCCGGGCGATGCAGAGCCACCTCTATCCCCTGATGAGCCATGACGCCTACTACCACACGGGGATTCGCAACGGCCACAACGTGTGGATCGCGATACTGGCGGAGCTGGGTGTCCTGGGGATGCTGGCGATACTTCTCTTCTTCGCGACCGTCTACAGGGAGTTCGCCCGGCTCCACCGCTCGCGCCTGTCCGAGTTGCAGCGCTGCCTGCTCATCGGGCTGGTGATCTACGTCTCCGCCAAGCTCGTGGACTTCAACCTGAATCCCGAGTTCGAGGAGAACATGTTCTGGTATGCGCTCGGGATCCTCGGCGCGCTGAGCCTGAGCGCGGCGAACGCGCCCACCGACGCCCTGCCGCACGAACCCGACTACCAGTAA
- the trpA gene encoding tryptophan synthase subunit alpha: MSSQRYADVFGRLAKAGEGAFVPFTVLGDPDPETSLAVMEAFAAGGADMLELGIPFSDPIADGPTIQGADQRALDAGTTPQGALDLVAEFRKRHPEHPIGLLVYANLVARGGVEAFCGRLSRAGVDSILVADLPMEEGRSLRRAADAAGVGSVAMVTPMTDSRRLAKVTALPAPYIYVVSRVGITGKDASLAASAAPLLRRLRRVSSTPTLLGFGIGQPADVRSAVALGASGAISGSAAVEIIARHAGRGALTRGRRAALSTDLREFVAAMKSATR, encoded by the coding sequence ATGTCCAGCCAGCGCTATGCAGACGTCTTCGGCCGCCTGGCCAAGGCCGGCGAAGGGGCCTTCGTCCCCTTCACGGTGCTCGGCGATCCCGATCCCGAGACCAGCCTGGCGGTGATGGAAGCCTTCGCCGCCGGCGGCGCGGACATGCTCGAACTGGGGATCCCCTTCAGCGATCCCATCGCCGACGGGCCGACGATCCAGGGCGCGGATCAGCGCGCTCTCGACGCGGGCACCACTCCGCAGGGCGCACTGGATCTCGTCGCGGAGTTCAGGAAGCGGCACCCGGAGCACCCCATCGGCCTGCTCGTCTATGCCAACCTCGTCGCGCGTGGCGGGGTCGAGGCCTTCTGCGGACGGCTGTCGCGCGCCGGGGTGGACAGCATCCTCGTCGCCGATCTCCCCATGGAGGAAGGCAGGTCCCTGCGAAGGGCCGCGGACGCCGCCGGGGTCGGCAGCGTGGCGATGGTCACGCCCATGACCGATTCGCGCCGCCTGGCCAAGGTGACGGCCCTGCCCGCTCCGTACATCTACGTGGTCAGCCGGGTCGGCATCACGGGCAAGGACGCCAGCCTGGCCGCCAGTGCGGCTCCTCTCCTGCGACGTCTCCGGCGGGTCAGCAGCACCCCCACGCTGCTGGGCTTCGGCATCGGCCAGCCCGCGGACGTGCGCAGCGCGGTGGCCCTCGGGGCCAGCGGGGCGATCAGCGGCAGCGCGGCCGTCGAGATCATCGCCCGGCACGCAGGGCGCGGCGCGCTGACCCGCGGGCGGCGGGCCGCCCTGTCGACGGACCTGCGTGAGTTCGTCGCGGCCATGAAGTCCGCAACGCGATGA